A genomic region of Miscanthus floridulus cultivar M001 chromosome 3, ASM1932011v1, whole genome shotgun sequence contains the following coding sequences:
- the LOC136547531 gene encoding uncharacterized protein, translating to MSSKRRAVGQDDDPRPSLRHCRRHRHAAGRRKHLYLVLDDWNNGFSIHKIDPDSLDDESPAGAGQGQQHLPEPPVLRLESPIGSVPHDRVSFSALGTKMLVFMNHRCALVYDTETAVVSIGPHAPARMLCGSGVTLPAGGMLYALSHRFFDKEDPSSFHVMQQEDGGWSWKTLPEPPPSFTSRQIVVSHALHPDGRTIFMTMADGGTPGEPLGTYSFNTERSEWRSHGDWALPFFGQGYFDSELDAWVGLHPEGYVCSCQVASRSRSSNSESSMILMTKEKLAYDYEDWDDRRGSASLTYMNMMGGTSKFCTVQTMMPDGVDDEDRDYCSARQLRFTMFGLKYDRSGELRVTNRRSTRSFLLSKHRYNLFVPFALWI from the coding sequence ATGTCCAGTAAGCGGCGAGCCGTAGGCCAGGACGACGATCCGAGGCCAAGTctgcgccactgccgccgccatcGACACGCCGCCGGCCGCCGTAAGCACCTGTACCTGGTGCTGGATGACTGGAACAATGGCTTCAGTATCCACAAGATTGATCCCGACAGTTTGGATGACGAATCACCTGCCGGTGCCGGGCAGGGGCAGCAGCACCTCCCGGAGCCCCCAGTGCTGCGGCTAGAGTCACCGATCGGCTCCGTACCCCATGACCGTGTGTCCTTCTCCGCGCTAGGCACCAAGATGTTGGTTTTCATGAACCACCGCTGCGCCCTCGTGTATGACACCGAGACGGCGGTGGTGTCCATCGGCCCCCACGCCCCTGCTCGGATGCTGTGCGGCTCCGGCGTCACCCTGCCTGCCGGCGGCATGCTCTACGCACTGTCGCATCGCTTCTTCGACAAGGAGGATCCGAGCTCGTTCCATGTGATGCAGCAGGAGGACGGCGGCTGGTCCTGGAAGACCCTGCCGGAACCACCACCGTCGTTCACCAGCCGTCAGATTGTCGTCTCCCACGCGCTGCACCCTGACGGACGCACCATCTTCATGACCATGGCTGATGGGGGCACTCCAGGCGAACCATTGGGCACCTACTCCTTCAACACCGAGCGTTCGGAGTGGAGGAGCCATGGGGATTGGGCTCTGCCTTTCTTTGGCCAGGGCTACTTCGACAGCGAGCTGGACGCATGGGTCGGCCTTCACCCGGAGGGCTACGTCTGTTCCTGCCAAGTCGCCTCCCGTTCCCGTAGCAGCAACAGCGAATCATCTATGATCCTAATGACCAAGGAGAAGCTAGCCTACGACTACGAGGACTGGGACGACAGGCGCGGTAGCGCCTCTCTCACCTACATGAACATGATGGGGGGCACAAGCAAGTTTTGCACTGTACAGACCATGATGCCAGATGGAGTCGACGACGAGGACCGGGACTACTGCTCGGCTCGCCAGCTCCGTTTCACCATGTTTGGCCTCAAGTATGATCGCAGTGGAGAGCTACGCGTCACGAATCGCCGCTCCACGCGCTCCTTCCTATTGTCTAAGCATAGATATAACTTATTTGTTCCATTTGCATTATGGATTTAG